One Globicephala melas chromosome 6, mGloMel1.2, whole genome shotgun sequence genomic window carries:
- the CORO2A gene encoding coronin-2A — MSWHPQYRSSKFRHVFGKPASKENCYDSVPITRSVHDNHFCAVNPHFIAVVTECAGGGAFLVIPLHQTGKLDPHYPKVCGHRGNVLDVKWNPFNDFEIASCSEDATIKIWDIPKQLLAKNLTVCKKELVGHARRVGLVEWHPTAASILFSSGYDYKVMVWNLDTKEAVIMSPVKTINCHQDVILSMSFNTNGSLLATTCKDRKIRVLDPRAGAVLQEASYKGHRANKVLFLGNLKKLLSTGTSRWNNRQMALWDQDDLSVPLAEEDLDGSSGVLFPFYDSDTNMLYVVGKGDGNIRYYEVSTDKPHLNYLTEYRSYNPQKGIGVMPKRGLDVSSCEIFRFYKLITTKSLIEPISMIVPRRSESYQEDIYPPTAGAQPSLTAQEWLSGMNKGPVLMSLRPGSELLSPQPLPPERPPSKPRPHTSPRLFNQTEKLAAEDGRRPLSLLEERAPRWVAEHRLEEKKTWFTNGFDIFECPPPKTENELLQMFYRQQDEIRRLRELVTQREVQAKQLELEIKNLRMGSERL, encoded by the exons ATGTCATGGCACCCCCAGTACCGGAGCTCCAAGTTCCGCCATGTCTTTGGCAAACCAGCCAGCAAGGAGAACTGCTACGACTCCGTGCCCATCACCCGCAGCGTCCACGACAATCATTTCTGTGCTGTGAACCCCCACTTCATTGCAGTCGTGACTGAGTGTGCTGGTGGGGGGGCCTTCCTCGTCATCCCCTTGCACCAG ACGGGAAAGTTGGACCCCCACTACCCAAAGGTCTGCGGGCACAGAGGGAACGTCTTAGACGTCAAATGGAACCCTTTCAATGATTTTGAGATCGCCTCCTGTTCTGAAGATGCCACG ATTAAAATCTGGGACATCCCCAAGCAGCTGCTGGCAAAGAACCTCACGGTCTGCAAGAAGGAGCTGGTGGGCCACGCCCGCAGAGTGGGCCTGGTGGAGTGGCACCCCACAGCCGCCAGTATCCTCTTCAGCTCCGGCTATGACTACAAG GTGATGGTCTGGAACCTGGATACAAAGGAGGCTGTAATCATGAGCCCCGTGAAGACAATTAACTGTCACCAAGACGTGATCCTCTCCATGTCCTTCAACACCAACGGCAGCCTGCTGGCCACTACCTGTAAAGACCGCAAGATTCGGGTTCTCGACCCCCGAGCAGGGGCCGTCCTCCAG GAAGCCAGCTATAAGGGGCACCGGGCCAACAAAGTGCTATTTCTGGGGAACCTGAAGAAGCTGCTGTCCACGGGCACATCCCGATGGAACAACCGGCAGATGGCCCTGTGGGACCAG gatgacctctctgtgcctctcgcAGAGGAGGACCTCGACGGCTCCTCAGGCGTGCTGTTTCCGTTCTATGACTCGGACACCAACATGCTCTACGTGGTGGGGAAG GGAGACGGGAACATCCGCTACTATGAGGTCAGCACCGACAAACCTCACCTGAACTACCTGACCGAGTACCGCTCCTATAATCCACAGAAGGGGATCG GTGTTATGCCAAAGAGAGGTCTCGACGTGTCCTCCTGTGAGATCTTCCGCTTCTACAAGCTGATTACAACCAAAAGCCTCATTGAGCCCATATCCATGATTGTACCCCGGCGG TCGGAATCCTACCAAGAGGACATCTACCCGCCCACGGCAGGTGCCCAGCCGTCTCTGACGGCCCAGGAGTGGCTCAGTGGGATGAATAAAG GGCCAGTCCTGATGTCCCTTAGGCCTGGCTCCGAGCTGCTgagcccccagcctctgcccccagAGAGACCCCCCTCCAAGCCCAGGCCCCACACCTCGCCTCGCCTCTTCAACCAGACAGAAAAGCTGGCTGCAGAAGATGGAAGGAGGCCCCTCTCCCTGCTGGAGGAGAGGGCGCCACGGTGGGTGGCAGAACACAGACTGGAGGAGAAGAAAACTTGGTTCACAAATGGCTTTGACATCTTCGAATGTCCCCCACCAAAGACAGAGAACGAG CTGCTGCAGATGTTCTATCGGCAACAAGATGAGATCCGAAGGCTCCGGGAGCTGGTGACCCAGCGTGAGGTCCAGGCCAAACAATTGGAACTGGAGATCAAAAACTTGCGGATGGGCTCAGAGAGGCTCTGA